The following coding sequences are from one Solea solea chromosome 4, fSolSol10.1, whole genome shotgun sequence window:
- the slc22a21 gene encoding organic cation/carnitine transporter 2 — MIDYEADTAFLGDWGRFQRQVFYLLCVTIVPNGFAGVAIVFVADTPAHRCAVPAHVNLTAAWRNSSIPLLEVEEKSGALVPSKCLRYKLEDILRYSETGLMPGVDVNLTNVPKEGCLDGWEYDRSVYASTITSEWDLVCDNGWKNPLTTSVFFCGLLAGSLISGQLSDRYGRKMVLFVTILLQSVFTLLQVFAQSWVVFCVLHFVVGMGHISNYVAAFVLGMETLSPHVRTIYSTVGANLFFVAGYMLLPLCAFFIRDWRMLLLVLSLPGFLYVPLWWFIPESPRWLLSQGRVEEAEAIVREAAHRNNIEPPPVIFNPSGKDCEPEKKTAYNICKLLESRNIRGISLMLWLVWNSLSIAYSGLSLNTANLHGNAYFNCFLSALVELPAYFLSWVLFRWCLRRPSLSSTLFTGGALLLFTQLIPTDQVALAILFEMTGKFAVTTAYSFVYAYTAELYPTVLRNTAVGACSMACRIGSITSPYFIYLRNYSPSLPYIVMGSITTVSALLSLLLPESFGMPLPDTIAHMQHFPGCVQKTPHTLTETDDEENPLSGLMKKEQDLYPVSPHTSSKCSKESSR, encoded by the exons ATGATCGACTACGAAGCGGACACCGCTTTCCTCGGAGACTGGGGACGTTTCCAGCGACAGGTGTTTTATCTCCTCTGCGTGACCATCGTCCCCAACGGCTTCGCCGGCGTCGCCATCGTGTTCGTCGCCGACACGCCGGCGCACCGCTGCGCCGTGCCGGCGCACGTCAACCTCACCGCGGCGTGGAGGAACAGCAGCATCCCGctgctggaggtggaggagaagagcGGCGCGCTGGTGCCCAGCAAGTGCCTCCGATACAAGCTGGAGGACATACTGCGGTACTCGGAGACAGGTTTAATGCCCGGCGTTGATGTCAATCTGACGAATGTGCCAAAAGAAGGCTGTTTGGACGGCTGGGAGTATGACCGCAGCGTTTACGCGTCTACTATCACATCTGAG TGGGACCTGGTGTGTGATAATGGGTGGAAGAACCCACTGACTACCTCCGTCTTCTTCTGTGGACTTCTCGCTGGTTCCCTGATTTCAGGCCAGCTCTCTGACAG GTATGGGAGGAAAATGGTCCTGTTCGTTACCATCTTGCTCCAAAGTGTGTTCACACTCCTGCAGGTCTTCGCTCAGTCCTGGGTTGTGTTCTGCGTGTTGCACTTTGTTGTTGGGATGGGACACATCTCCAATTATGTGGCTGCATTTGTGTTAG GAATGGAGACTTTAAGCCCACATGTGCGGACTATATACTCTACCGTGGGCGCAAACCTGTTCTTTGTTGCAGGCTACatgctgctgcctctgtgtgCTTTCTTTATCAGAGACTGGAGGATGCTTCTCCTCGTCCTCTCCCTGCCTGGATTCCTCTATGTGCCTCTCTGGTG GTTCATCCCAGAGTCTCCTCGGTGGCTGCTCTCTCAGGGCAGAGTGGAAGAGGCTGAGGCCATAGTGAGAGAAGCTGCTCATAGGAACAACATAGAGCCTCCACCAGTCATATTTAATCCTTCTGGG AAAGACTGCGAGCCTGAGAAGAAGACGGCGTACAACATCTGCAAGCTGTTAGAGTCGCGAAACATCCGCGGGATTTCTCTCATGCTGTGGCTGGTGTG GAACAGCCTGTCCATCGCCTACTCCGGGCTTTCCTTGAACACGGCGAACCTCCACGGCAACGCGTACTTCAACTGTTTCCTGTCGGCTCTGGTGGAGCTGCCCGCCTACTTTTTGTCGTGGGTCTTGTTCCGCTGGTGTTTGAGGCGACCGAGTCTCTCATCGACTCTCTTCACCGGCGGAGCGTTGCTGCTCTTCACGCAGCTCATACCAACAG ACCAGGTCGCTCTTGCCATATTGTTTGAGATGACGGGGAAGTTTGCAGTGACGACAGCTTACTCCTTTGTGTACGCCTACACGGCGGAGCTTTACCCAACTGTGCTAAGGAACACAGCTGTCGGTGCCTGCTCCATGGCCTGCAGAATAGGCAGCATCACTTCTCCTTACTTCATTTACCTCA GAAACTATTCGCCTTCACTGCCTTACATCGTCATGGGAAGCATCACGACCGTGTCGGCGTTGCTGAGCCTCCTGCTGCCCGAGAGCTTTGGAATGCCTCTGCCAGACACCATCGCTCACATGCAACACTTCCCTgg gTGTGTTCAGAAGACACCGCACACACTCACGGAAACAGACGATGAAGAAAATCCTTTGAGTGGATTGATGAAGAAGGAGCAGGACTTGTATCCAGTCTCTCCGCACACGTCTTCTAAATGCTCAAAAGAGAGTTCGCGTTAG